A single Nostoc sp. PCC 7107 DNA region contains:
- the trpB gene encoding tryptophan synthase subunit beta, which translates to MTTTPLSPNSSTTAQVPDTQGRFGRFGGKYVPETLMPALAELETAYQKYRYESEFQAELQQLLRDYVGRATPLYFAERLTAHYAQPDGTGAQIYLKREDLNHTGAHKINNALGQVLLAKRMGKQRIIAETGAGQHGVATATVCARFGLECVIYMGVQDMERQALNVFRMRLMGAEVRPVEAGTGTLKDATSEAIRDWVTNVETTHYILGSVAGPHPYPMMVRDFHAVIGQETRAQALEKWGGLPDILMACVGGGSNAMGLFYEFVNEPSVRLIGVEAAGEGVNTDKHAATLTKGRIGVLHGAMSYLLQDEDGQVTEAHSISAGLDYPGVGPEHSYLKDIHRAEYYSVTDAEALAAFQKLSRLEGIIPALETSHAIAYLETLCPQLSGSPRIIINCSGRGDKDVQTVAKFLIPQ; encoded by the coding sequence GTGACTACTACTCCCCTTTCTCCAAATTCTTCCACAACTGCTCAGGTTCCCGATACCCAAGGACGCTTTGGACGCTTTGGCGGTAAGTACGTCCCGGAAACGCTGATGCCCGCTTTAGCTGAATTAGAAACAGCTTATCAGAAATATCGTTATGAGTCAGAGTTTCAAGCAGAACTCCAACAACTGCTGCGGGATTATGTGGGGCGCGCTACACCGTTATATTTTGCCGAACGGCTGACTGCTCATTATGCCCAACCTGATGGTACAGGGGCGCAGATTTATTTAAAGCGAGAAGATTTGAATCACACTGGCGCACACAAAATTAATAATGCCTTGGGTCAGGTATTGTTAGCGAAGCGCATGGGTAAGCAACGGATTATTGCTGAAACTGGCGCTGGACAGCATGGAGTCGCAACAGCCACGGTTTGCGCCCGGTTTGGTTTGGAATGCGTGATTTACATGGGCGTTCAAGATATGGAACGCCAAGCTTTGAATGTGTTTAGAATGCGGTTGATGGGTGCAGAAGTCCGGCCAGTGGAGGCGGGGACAGGTACCCTCAAAGATGCCACTTCAGAAGCGATTCGGGATTGGGTGACGAATGTTGAAACAACTCACTACATCCTCGGTTCCGTAGCTGGCCCCCATCCTTACCCAATGATGGTGCGAGATTTTCATGCGGTGATTGGTCAAGAAACTCGCGCCCAAGCTTTAGAAAAGTGGGGCGGTTTACCTGATATTCTCATGGCTTGTGTGGGTGGCGGTTCCAATGCAATGGGTCTGTTTTATGAGTTTGTCAATGAGCCATCTGTGCGGTTAATTGGGGTAGAAGCTGCTGGTGAAGGTGTGAATACAGATAAACACGCTGCCACATTGACAAAAGGTCGAATTGGTGTATTGCACGGAGCGATGAGCTATCTGCTGCAAGATGAAGATGGACAAGTCACGGAGGCGCACTCAATTAGCGCTGGGTTAGATTATCCCGGTGTAGGGCCAGAACACAGTTATTTAAAAGATATTCATCGGGCTGAATATTATAGTGTGACAGATGCTGAGGCTTTAGCTGCATTCCAAAAACTGTCTCGCTTAGAAGGGATAATCCCAGCTTTAGAAACCTCCCATGCGATCGCCTATCTCGAAACTCTCTGTCCCCAACTTAGCGGTAGTCCTCGAATTATCATCAACTGTTCTGGACGCGGTGACAAAGATGTGCAAACCGTCGCTAAATTTTTAATCCCACAGTAA
- a CDS encoding translation initiation factor, which translates to MSASKSNSSDNKIIYQEFGNGNSAATERPIQELPPQQQNLRIQASRTGRKGKTVTVITGFQSKPETLADLVKQLKTQCGTGGTVKENTIEIQGEHKQKILEIVTKLGYKAKLSGG; encoded by the coding sequence ATGTCTGCTTCTAAATCCAACTCATCTGATAACAAAATTATCTATCAGGAATTTGGTAACGGTAACTCCGCTGCTACCGAAAGACCAATTCAAGAACTCCCACCGCAACAACAAAACTTAAGAATCCAAGCGAGTCGCACTGGACGCAAGGGTAAAACAGTCACAGTGATTACGGGGTTTCAAAGCAAGCCGGAAACTTTAGCCGATTTAGTCAAGCAGTTGAAAACGCAATGCGGTACTGGTGGGACAGTCAAAGAGAACACCATTGAAATTCAAGGGGAACACAAGCAGAAAATTTTGGAGATTGTCACCAAACTAGGTTACAAGGCTAAACTCAGTGGCGGTTGA
- a CDS encoding YqaE/Pmp3 family membrane protein produces the protein MDLVRILAAIFIPPLGVFLQVGLGKDFWINILLTFLGYVPGIVHAVWIIARK, from the coding sequence ATGGACTTAGTGAGAATTTTAGCAGCGATTTTCATCCCACCTTTGGGAGTATTTCTACAAGTAGGTTTGGGGAAAGATTTTTGGATTAATATCCTTTTGACCTTTCTGGGGTATGTTCCAGGGATTGTACATGCGGTGTGGATAATAGCCAGAAAATAA